One Dictyoglomus thermophilum H-6-12 DNA window includes the following coding sequences:
- the rpoC gene encoding DNA-directed RNA polymerase subunit beta', with translation MKIKDFDKLVFGLASPEDILSWSYGEVKKPETINYRTFKPERDGLFCEKIFGPVKDYECHCGKYKGQRYEGITCDRCGVTVTKSSVRRERMGHIKLAVPVVHIWYFKNVPNYIGLLLNISSKQLEEVIYYHSYIVLDPGDTPLQKMQVLTEEEYEKAYSDFGDGFKVGMGAEAIKRLLKELDLEELSFDLKKQIEEIQGQKRAKLIKRLEIVESFRLSGNKPEWMVLEVLPVIPPDLRPMVQLEGGKFATSDLNDLYRRVINRNNRLAKLLEINAPEIIVRNEKRMLQEAVDALIDNGRRGKPVTNASGRALRSLSDILEGKQGRFRQNLLGKRVDFSGRAVIVVGPELKLHQCGLPKKMALELFKPFVINKLIEHGYATNVKNARKKIERETSEVWDVLDEIIKEKLVLLNRAPTLHRVSIQAFEPKLIDGNAIQLHPLVCPPYNADFDGDQMAVHVPLSIEAQAEARILMLSANNLISPAHGKPLTLPTQDVVLGLYYLTLMVPGREVEDKRFATPEEVLLALENKKVDLHSKVYVHKKGMEETYNISLPDQPAFIETTPGRLILNEIVPEKLRYYNVTLNRREVRKIVEKCFEVYGWSKTAEFLDELKRLGFEYATKAGVSFSIVDIEIPKEAKEKVIKKAEEESTLLQKAVESGLYSEEERYHRAIEIWTKATEEVKDIMLANFDILNSVYMMAFSGARGNVDQVRQLAAMRGLMADPSGQIMDIPIKSSFYEGLTVSEHFISSYGARKGVVDTALRTSDSGYLTRRLVDVAQSLVIREEDCGTDDGIYVEALEDEGKIVLSLKDRIIGRFAAEDVYNDKGELIIAKNEYIDVEKAKLVEKFGIKRVKIRSPMTCKSEKGICQKCYGEDLATHRLVNIGEAVGVIAAQSIGEPGTQLTMRTFHTGGVALTSLNYQNIQFRVTGKVDFVDLKFRDRFEVLGKREKMVVGRNGKVVVKGDGQEEEIIIPPGAIISIEPGSDVTKGMSLGYIDPNLRYITSPYSGKVVRVEKVLENRSKRFNLVNVRYNRDINKYELSFNEETHTVFCSVVLLDQSGNEHRIELPEGATFLFRIGDLIDEGDLIAEYSRETMKIQSCEDGKVVNILERNGEIIDKIVATGEAVVVVRNNDGKEIEYRIPRGLKLHVNVGDHVEFGTILAYFPSYQQRTAKTEDIVQGLPRVEELFEARRPKGKSIIAGVSGIVRITRTKSGEKIIIEGEDGSKDEHILPPNAQLLVKEGDYVTVGQELTKGYRNPAEILANEGLAAVQRYIVDEVQKVYLKQGAEINDKHIEVIVRQMTNRVRIEDPGDSNFLFGQLVNKVTFEKVKQKLEEEGKRPPVAREVVLGITKAALTTESVISAASFQETTRVLAEAAVKGKEDYLEGLKENVIIGRLIPAGTGLFKRIVPQKRTAKKVEVLEDGGEVEINS, from the coding sequence TTGAAGATAAAAGATTTTGATAAGTTAGTTTTTGGTTTAGCATCGCCCGAAGATATTCTAAGTTGGTCTTACGGTGAGGTTAAAAAACCGGAGACCATTAATTATAGAACTTTTAAACCTGAAAGAGACGGGTTGTTTTGTGAGAAAATTTTTGGACCTGTAAAGGACTATGAATGTCATTGTGGTAAGTATAAGGGACAAAGATATGAAGGTATAACTTGTGACAGATGTGGAGTTACAGTAACGAAGAGTTCTGTTAGAAGAGAAAGAATGGGACATATTAAACTTGCTGTGCCCGTAGTACATATTTGGTACTTTAAGAATGTTCCTAACTATATAGGTCTACTTCTTAACATAAGCAGTAAGCAACTTGAAGAGGTAATTTATTACCACTCCTATATAGTATTAGATCCAGGAGACACTCCTTTACAAAAAATGCAAGTCTTAACAGAGGAGGAATACGAAAAGGCCTATAGCGATTTTGGAGACGGTTTTAAGGTTGGAATGGGTGCGGAGGCTATAAAAAGACTCTTAAAGGAATTGGATTTAGAAGAATTATCTTTTGACTTGAAAAAGCAGATAGAGGAAATTCAGGGGCAAAAAAGAGCAAAACTCATTAAGAGGTTGGAAATAGTAGAAAGTTTTAGGTTATCAGGAAATAAACCTGAGTGGATGGTATTAGAGGTATTACCTGTTATTCCCCCAGATTTAAGACCAATGGTACAACTTGAGGGTGGTAAGTTTGCAACTTCCGATCTTAATGATCTTTATAGAAGGGTTATTAATAGAAACAATCGTCTTGCGAAACTTTTAGAGATAAATGCTCCTGAGATTATCGTTAGGAATGAAAAGAGGATGTTACAGGAGGCAGTAGATGCACTTATTGATAATGGCAGGAGAGGAAAACCTGTTACTAATGCTAGTGGAAGAGCATTAAGATCCTTGTCAGACATATTAGAAGGAAAGCAAGGAAGGTTTAGACAAAATCTTTTGGGTAAGAGAGTTGATTTTTCAGGAAGAGCTGTGATTGTGGTTGGCCCTGAGCTAAAATTGCATCAATGTGGTCTTCCTAAGAAAATGGCTTTGGAGTTGTTTAAGCCTTTTGTAATAAATAAATTAATAGAGCATGGCTATGCTACTAATGTGAAAAATGCTAGAAAGAAAATAGAAAGAGAAACTTCTGAAGTATGGGATGTACTTGACGAGATTATTAAGGAAAAATTAGTACTTTTGAATCGTGCTCCTACTTTGCATAGAGTTAGTATACAAGCTTTTGAACCTAAATTAATCGATGGAAATGCAATTCAACTGCATCCTTTAGTGTGTCCTCCATACAATGCAGATTTTGATGGAGACCAGATGGCAGTTCATGTACCCTTATCTATTGAGGCTCAAGCAGAGGCACGTATTTTGATGTTATCAGCTAATAACCTTATTTCTCCTGCTCATGGAAAGCCTCTTACATTGCCAACTCAAGATGTGGTTCTTGGACTTTATTATCTTACTCTTATGGTTCCTGGAAGAGAGGTAGAAGACAAGAGATTTGCAACACCAGAAGAGGTTTTGTTAGCTTTAGAGAATAAAAAGGTTGATCTGCATTCAAAAGTATATGTGCACAAGAAAGGTATGGAAGAAACTTATAATATATCTTTGCCTGATCAGCCGGCATTTATAGAGACAACACCAGGAAGATTAATTCTAAACGAAATTGTTCCTGAAAAGTTGAGATATTATAATGTCACTTTAAATAGAAGAGAAGTAAGAAAAATTGTTGAAAAATGCTTTGAGGTTTATGGTTGGAGTAAAACTGCAGAATTTTTGGATGAACTTAAACGACTTGGTTTTGAGTATGCCACAAAGGCAGGAGTAAGTTTCTCTATTGTAGATATTGAGATACCTAAAGAGGCAAAAGAAAAAGTTATAAAGAAAGCAGAAGAAGAGTCTACGCTTCTTCAGAAGGCCGTAGAAAGTGGCTTATACTCTGAGGAAGAGAGATATCACAGGGCTATTGAAATATGGACAAAAGCAACGGAAGAAGTAAAAGATATAATGCTTGCTAACTTTGATATTCTTAACTCTGTATATATGATGGCATTTTCCGGTGCAAGAGGTAATGTAGACCAGGTAAGACAGCTTGCAGCTATGAGAGGTTTAATGGCTGATCCATCAGGACAAATCATGGACATTCCTATTAAGTCAAGTTTTTATGAGGGATTAACTGTATCAGAACACTTCATTTCTTCCTATGGTGCAAGAAAAGGTGTAGTAGATACAGCTTTGAGAACCTCCGATTCAGGATACTTAACTAGAAGGCTTGTAGATGTAGCTCAGAGTCTTGTTATTAGAGAAGAAGATTGTGGAACTGACGATGGTATATACGTAGAAGCCTTAGAGGATGAGGGCAAGATAGTATTAAGTCTTAAGGATAGAATTATAGGAAGGTTTGCTGCTGAAGATGTATACAATGATAAGGGAGAATTGATAATAGCTAAGAATGAGTATATAGACGTAGAAAAAGCAAAATTAGTAGAGAAGTTTGGTATAAAGAGAGTAAAAATTAGATCTCCGATGACTTGTAAGAGTGAGAAGGGAATATGTCAGAAATGTTATGGTGAAGATTTAGCAACTCATAGACTTGTCAACATAGGAGAGGCTGTAGGAGTAATAGCTGCTCAATCTATCGGGGAGCCTGGAACTCAGCTTACCATGAGGACCTTCCATACTGGTGGTGTTGCTCTAACATCTTTGAACTATCAAAATATCCAATTTAGAGTAACTGGAAAGGTTGATTTTGTAGATTTGAAGTTTAGAGATAGATTTGAGGTTTTAGGTAAAAGAGAAAAAATGGTGGTAGGACGTAATGGAAAAGTTGTGGTTAAAGGTGATGGTCAAGAAGAGGAAATAATTATTCCACCAGGCGCTATAATCTCTATTGAACCTGGAAGTGATGTTACTAAGGGTATGAGTTTGGGATATATTGATCCTAATTTAAGATATATAACATCTCCTTATTCTGGGAAAGTTGTAAGGGTTGAAAAGGTTTTGGAAAATCGCAGTAAGAGATTTAATCTTGTTAATGTAAGGTACAACAGAGATATTAATAAATATGAATTAAGCTTTAATGAAGAAACTCACACAGTCTTTTGTTCTGTAGTACTATTAGATCAATCCGGGAATGAGCATAGGATAGAACTACCAGAAGGAGCAACATTCTTATTTAGAATCGGAGATCTCATTGATGAAGGAGATTTAATTGCCGAGTACAGTAGAGAAACGATGAAGATTCAATCTTGCGAAGATGGTAAGGTGGTTAATATTCTTGAAAGAAATGGCGAAATAATAGACAAAATAGTAGCTACAGGAGAGGCAGTTGTTGTAGTAAGAAACAATGACGGTAAGGAGATTGAGTATAGAATTCCTCGTGGACTTAAACTGCACGTGAATGTTGGTGACCATGTGGAATTTGGTACTATTCTTGCTTACTTCCCTTCTTACCAGCAAAGGACTGCAAAAACAGAAGATATTGTCCAAGGTCTTCCTCGTGTAGAAGAGCTGTTTGAGGCAAGAAGGCCAAAAGGAAAATCCATAATAGCTGGTGTAAGTGGTATTGTAAGGATAACAAGAACTAAATCAGGGGAAAAGATAATAATTGAAGGTGAAGATGGTAGTAAAGATGAGCATATTTTACCTCCTAATGCTCAACTTTTAGTGAAAGAAGGAGATTATGTAACAGTTGGACAGGAATTGACTAAAGGATATAGAAACCCTGCAGAAATTCTTGCTAATGAAGGGCTTGCTGCTGTACAGAGATATATCGTTGATGAGGTACAAAAGGTTTATCTAAAACAAGGAGCAGAAATTAATGACAAGCACATAGAAGTTATAGTTAGACAAATGACTAACAGAGTAAGAATTGAAGATCCAGGTGATAGTAATTTCCTATTTGGTCAACTTGTCAATAAAGTTACCTTTGAAAAAGTGAAGCAGAAATTAGAGGAGGAGGGTAAGAGACCACCTGTAGCAAGAGAAGTAGTGCTTGGTATTACAAAAGCAGCCCTAACTACAGAGAGCGTCATTTCTGCAGCTTCCTTCCAGGAAACCACAAGGGTCTTAGCTGAGGCTGCAGTTAAGGGAAAGGAAGATTATCTTGAAGGGTTAAAGGAAAACGTAATAATAGGCAGATTAATCCCTGCAGGTACGGGGCTCTTTAAGAGAATTGTGCCTCAAAAAAGAACAGCAAAGAAGGTTGAGGTTTTAGAAGATGGAGGAGAAGTTGAAATTAACTCTTGA
- the rpoB gene encoding DNA-directed RNA polymerase subunit beta, with protein MKGKNFKTEIFWSDSRPVFQNIPDLLKIQYDSFNWFLTQGLREVLDEINPIESVRQGLSLEFVTTEDGIKIDPPTKTPDECLEKGLTYESSIYVKTRLYFKDENRNIKDIKEQMVFLGNIPQMTNRATFIVNGTEKVIVNQITRSPGVFFQEEGHSIIATLIPTRGGWIEFELDSNGIIYIHPNGMKKFPVSLLLRALGYDLDYFSEILGPEELNYLEMTYAKDNVNDRSQAIFEACAKLRPGDVPSREEDALRVIKQMFFDVRRYNLGKVGRYKLNQRLGLNIPLDNYALTEDDLIEIIKRLTMVKTGKDETDDIDHLGNRRIRSVGELLQMQFRAGLARVEKLIREKMALTDPEQASPIALVSTRPLMAAVKEFFNRNPLSQFMDQTNPLSELAHKRRISALGPGGLTRERATFEVRDIHPSHYGRVCPIETPEGPNAGLINYLSTLAIVDEYGFLRTPYYRVKDGKITDEIVYLSATEEDKYTIASFDVHINENREIVDELIHARRKGKFVLCSPKEVDFVGVSPYQTVSISTALIPFLEHDDANRALMGANMQRQAVPLINTEPPLVGTGIEETVARNTGVMVISDVDGIVKKVSSSEIVIETDNKEEKRYQLIKYRRTNQGTCWNQKPIVEVGQRVKKGDVLADGPATSNGKLALGRNVLVAFMPWGGYNYEDAIIISERLVKEDIFTSIHIEEYEIKARDTKLGPEEITRDIPNISEDAIRYLDKDGIIMIGAEVGPNDILVGKVTPKGETELTPEERLLRAIFGEKSRETKDTSLRMPHGEWGKVIDVKVLSRENDDELPPGVNKIVKVRVAQIRKISVGDKLAGRHGNKGVIATILPEEDMPFLEDGTPVDIILNPLGVPSRMNVGQILETHLGWAAKELGLYAIVPPFDEVLGENRSANLVKEMLRKAGLPEDGRVVLYDGRTGEPFNQKVTVGYMYILKLIHLADDKIHARSVGPYSLVTQQPLGGRAQFGGQRFGEMEVWALEAYGAAHTLEEMLTYKSDDVAGRTEAYSAIVSGNLIKEPGIPESFKVLVRELQGLGIKVSAYIGNRLVNLYKIEDES; from the coding sequence ATGAAGGGTAAAAATTTCAAAACAGAAATCTTTTGGAGTGATAGTAGGCCTGTATTTCAAAATATCCCAGATTTATTAAAAATACAATATGATTCCTTCAACTGGTTTTTAACTCAGGGTCTTAGAGAGGTTCTTGATGAAATAAATCCTATAGAATCGGTACGTCAAGGACTATCTTTAGAATTTGTTACTACTGAGGACGGTATAAAGATTGATCCGCCTACAAAAACCCCTGATGAATGTTTAGAAAAAGGTCTTACTTATGAATCCTCAATTTATGTAAAGACAAGGTTGTATTTTAAGGATGAGAATAGGAATATCAAAGATATTAAAGAACAGATGGTTTTTCTTGGAAATATTCCTCAAATGACTAATAGAGCCACCTTTATTGTAAATGGTACAGAAAAGGTTATAGTTAACCAAATCACAAGATCGCCTGGAGTATTTTTCCAGGAAGAGGGACATAGTATTATTGCAACTCTTATACCTACAAGGGGTGGCTGGATAGAGTTTGAATTGGATAGTAATGGTATTATCTATATTCATCCTAATGGAATGAAAAAATTTCCTGTATCTCTTTTACTTAGGGCTTTAGGTTACGATTTGGATTATTTCTCTGAAATTTTAGGACCAGAAGAGTTGAATTACTTGGAAATGACCTATGCAAAAGACAATGTAAATGATAGATCACAAGCAATTTTTGAGGCTTGTGCAAAGTTAAGACCTGGGGATGTTCCAAGTAGAGAAGAGGATGCATTAAGAGTAATAAAACAAATGTTTTTTGATGTTAGAAGATATAACTTGGGTAAAGTTGGAAGATATAAATTAAATCAGAGATTGGGATTAAACATTCCCCTTGATAACTATGCTCTTACAGAAGATGATTTAATCGAAATAATAAAAAGGCTGACAATGGTTAAAACAGGCAAAGATGAGACAGATGATATAGATCACCTTGGTAATAGAAGAATAAGATCTGTAGGAGAACTCTTGCAGATGCAATTTAGGGCTGGACTTGCAAGGGTAGAGAAGTTGATAAGAGAGAAGATGGCTTTAACAGATCCCGAACAAGCAAGTCCTATTGCTTTAGTAAGTACTAGACCTTTGATGGCAGCAGTTAAAGAATTCTTTAATAGAAACCCACTCTCCCAATTTATGGATCAAACTAACCCTCTTTCAGAGCTCGCTCATAAGAGAAGAATAAGTGCTCTGGGCCCTGGAGGTTTAACTCGTGAAAGAGCAACATTTGAAGTAAGAGATATTCATCCTTCTCATTATGGAAGGGTTTGTCCAATAGAAACTCCAGAGGGCCCTAATGCAGGTTTAATAAACTATTTATCCACTTTAGCTATAGTTGATGAATATGGATTCTTGAGAACACCTTATTACAGAGTAAAAGATGGAAAAATTACAGATGAAATTGTGTATCTATCAGCCACAGAAGAAGATAAATATACCATAGCATCCTTTGATGTTCATATTAATGAAAATAGAGAAATAGTTGATGAGCTAATTCATGCAAGAAGAAAAGGAAAGTTTGTACTTTGTTCTCCTAAAGAAGTAGATTTCGTAGGAGTATCACCATATCAAACAGTAAGTATTTCTACTGCTTTAATTCCTTTCCTTGAACATGATGACGCAAACAGAGCTCTTATGGGAGCAAATATGCAGCGTCAAGCAGTACCATTGATAAATACAGAGCCTCCCTTAGTGGGGACAGGAATTGAAGAAACTGTAGCAAGAAATACGGGAGTTATGGTCATATCTGACGTAGATGGTATAGTTAAAAAAGTATCGTCCTCGGAGATTGTGATCGAAACAGATAATAAAGAAGAGAAGAGGTATCAACTTATAAAGTACAGAAGAACAAATCAAGGGACTTGTTGGAATCAAAAGCCAATAGTTGAAGTAGGACAAAGGGTTAAAAAAGGAGATGTTTTAGCTGATGGTCCAGCAACTTCTAATGGAAAACTTGCTTTAGGTAGAAATGTGCTTGTAGCATTTATGCCATGGGGTGGCTATAACTATGAGGACGCAATAATAATAAGTGAAAGATTAGTTAAGGAGGATATATTTACGTCTATTCATATCGAAGAATATGAGATAAAAGCAAGAGATACAAAACTTGGTCCTGAGGAAATAACTAGGGATATACCAAATATAAGTGAAGATGCCATAAGGTATTTGGATAAAGATGGGATAATAATGATAGGTGCAGAGGTTGGTCCTAATGATATTTTGGTAGGAAAGGTCACTCCAAAAGGTGAAACCGAACTTACTCCTGAGGAAAGGCTATTGAGAGCGATTTTTGGAGAAAAGTCTCGTGAAACTAAGGATACATCTTTGAGGATGCCTCATGGTGAGTGGGGTAAGGTCATAGATGTAAAAGTTTTGAGCAGAGAAAATGACGATGAACTTCCTCCAGGAGTAAATAAGATTGTAAAAGTTAGAGTTGCTCAAATAAGAAAAATTTCGGTAGGAGATAAGTTGGCAGGAAGGCATGGTAATAAGGGTGTAATTGCAACCATATTACCAGAGGAAGATATGCCCTTCCTTGAAGATGGTACTCCAGTAGACATAATATTAAATCCATTAGGAGTGCCGTCTCGTATGAACGTGGGACAAATTTTAGAAACCCATTTGGGATGGGCAGCTAAAGAATTAGGTTTATATGCTATAGTACCTCCCTTTGATGAAGTATTGGGAGAAAATAGATCTGCTAATTTAGTGAAGGAGATGCTGAGAAAAGCAGGGCTTCCCGAGGATGGTAGGGTGGTTCTATATGATGGGAGAACTGGGGAGCCTTTCAACCAAAAAGTTACTGTAGGATATATGTACATTTTGAAATTAATTCATCTTGCGGATGATAAGATTCATGCAAGATCTGTTGGACCTTATTCTCTCGTTACTCAGCAGCCTCTTGGTGGAAGAGCTCAATTTGGTGGTCAGAGATTTGGAGAAATGGAGGTATGGGCCTTGGAGGCTTATGGCGCAGCTCATACTCTGGAAGAGATGTTAACATATAAATCTGACGATGTGGCTGGAAGAACCGAGGCTTATTCTGCTATTGTTTCTGGTAACTTGATAAAAGAACCAGGTATTCCGGAATCCTTTAAAGTTCTTGTTAGAGAATTACAAGGATTAGGTATTAAGGTATCTGCCTATATCGGAAATAGATTGGTTAATCTTTATAAAATTGAAGATGAATCTTAA
- the rpsL gene encoding 30S ribosomal protein S12: MPTINQLIRKGREPKERKSKSPALMGNPQKRGVCIRVTTMTPKKPNSALRKVARVRLTNGVEVWAYIPGIGHNLQEHSVVLVRGGRVKDLPGVRYHIIRGALDAAGVEGRKQGRSKYGTKRPKEGGKK, translated from the coding sequence TTGCCTACCATAAATCAATTAATAAGAAAAGGAAGAGAGCCAAAAGAAAGAAAAAGTAAATCTCCCGCTCTTATGGGCAACCCCCAGAAGAGAGGGGTATGTATTCGTGTAACTACGATGACCCCTAAAAAGCCTAACTCTGCTTTAAGAAAGGTTGCTAGGGTTAGGTTGACAAATGGGGTTGAAGTATGGGCGTACATACCTGGAATAGGACATAATTTACAAGAACACTCAGTAGTTCTTGTAAGAGGTGGTCGTGTTAAAGATTTACCAGGTGTAAGGTACCATATTATTCGTGGTGCTTTAGATGCTGCAGGGGTTGAAGGTAGAAAACAAGGAAGATCTAAATATGGAACAAAACGTCCAAAGGAAGGAGGTAAGAAATAA
- the fusA gene encoding elongation factor G gives MPRCPLDKLRNIGIAAHIDAGKTTLTERILFYTGKTHKLGEVHEGTATMDWMEQERERGITITAATTTCQWKDHIINIIDTPGHVDFTVEVERSLRVLDGLIAVFCGVAGVQPQSETVWRQATKYNVPRIIFVNKMDRVGANFFRVVEMIKDRLGVNAVPVQIPIGSEDQFRGVVDLFEMKAIVYHDDLGIKWEVTEIPDELKDKAKEYRSKLIEAIVELDDELLMKYLEGEEIPVADLKRVLRRATIEGKLYPALCGSAFKNKGIQPLLDAVIDYLPSPLDLPPVKGINPITGEEEIRLVSEDESFAALAFKVMTDPYVGKLTYFRVYSGKLEKGSYVYNSTKGKKERIGRLLQMHANHREDIDAVYVGDIAAAVGLKFTTTGDTLCDENRPIVLEGMTFPEPVISVAIEPKSTEEQDKLSIALQRLAEEDPTFKVTYDEETGQTLIHGMGELHLEIIVDRLKREFKVNANVGKPQVSYRETIRKPVKVEGKYIRQTGGRGQYGHVWLELEPLPRGSGLEFVNKIVGGVIPQQFIPAVEAGIREAADRGVLAGYPVTDLRVTLFDGSYHEVDSSDMAFKIAASQAFKDGVLKGDPVLLEPIMKLEIIVPEEYMGDVIGDLNSRRGRVEKIDFVNNTRVIKALVPLAEVFGYATTLRSLTQGRGIFSMEFSHYEEMPINIQEKILSSNLKK, from the coding sequence GTGCCTAGATGTCCATTAGACAAATTAAGAAATATAGGAATAGCTGCTCATATAGATGCAGGTAAGACTACTCTTACCGAAAGGATATTATTTTATACTGGTAAAACTCACAAACTAGGTGAGGTTCACGAGGGAACAGCGACCATGGACTGGATGGAGCAAGAAAGGGAGCGTGGTATCACTATAACAGCTGCTACAACTACCTGTCAATGGAAAGATCATATAATAAACATAATTGATACTCCGGGACACGTAGATTTTACTGTTGAAGTAGAGAGATCCTTAAGAGTTTTAGATGGTTTGATAGCAGTATTTTGTGGTGTTGCTGGAGTTCAGCCACAATCTGAAACAGTTTGGAGACAAGCCACAAAATATAATGTTCCAAGAATTATCTTTGTTAATAAGATGGATAGGGTTGGGGCAAACTTCTTTAGAGTGGTGGAAATGATAAAGGATAGACTAGGGGTTAATGCAGTACCTGTTCAAATACCAATTGGTAGTGAGGATCAATTTAGGGGTGTAGTAGATCTTTTCGAAATGAAGGCTATTGTATATCATGATGATCTTGGGATTAAGTGGGAAGTTACAGAAATTCCTGATGAGCTAAAAGATAAAGCTAAAGAGTATAGAAGTAAACTGATAGAGGCTATTGTGGAACTTGATGATGAGCTTTTAATGAAGTACTTAGAAGGGGAAGAGATTCCCGTAGCCGATTTGAAGAGGGTTTTGAGAAGGGCTACTATTGAGGGCAAGTTATATCCAGCATTATGTGGTTCTGCCTTTAAGAACAAGGGTATTCAGCCATTGCTCGATGCCGTTATAGACTATCTTCCATCTCCTTTAGATTTACCTCCTGTGAAGGGCATAAATCCTATTACTGGAGAAGAAGAAATAAGGCTAGTTAGTGAGGATGAATCATTTGCCGCTTTAGCTTTTAAGGTAATGACTGATCCCTATGTAGGTAAGCTTACATATTTTAGAGTTTATTCTGGAAAGCTTGAAAAAGGGAGTTATGTCTATAATTCAACTAAAGGTAAGAAAGAAAGAATTGGTAGGCTTCTCCAAATGCATGCTAATCATAGAGAAGATATAGATGCAGTATATGTGGGAGATATTGCTGCTGCTGTGGGTTTAAAATTTACTACTACAGGTGATACTCTTTGCGATGAAAACAGACCTATAGTTCTCGAAGGAATGACATTCCCTGAGCCTGTAATTTCTGTTGCTATCGAGCCAAAGAGTACGGAAGAACAAGATAAATTGAGTATTGCTCTTCAAAGACTTGCTGAAGAAGATCCAACGTTTAAAGTAACTTATGATGAGGAAACAGGCCAAACTTTGATACATGGTATGGGAGAACTGCATTTAGAGATTATTGTTGATAGATTGAAGAGGGAATTTAAGGTAAATGCTAATGTTGGTAAACCACAGGTATCCTATAGAGAGACCATTAGAAAGCCTGTAAAAGTTGAAGGTAAATATATTAGACAAACAGGTGGAAGAGGTCAGTACGGTCATGTTTGGTTAGAATTAGAACCTCTTCCAAGAGGTAGTGGTCTTGAATTTGTAAACAAGATTGTGGGAGGAGTAATTCCTCAACAATTCATTCCAGCTGTTGAGGCTGGTATTAGGGAGGCTGCAGATCGAGGAGTGCTTGCAGGGTATCCTGTTACGGACTTAAGGGTTACTCTTTTTGACGGATCATATCACGAAGTTGATTCTTCAGATATGGCTTTCAAGATTGCAGCTTCTCAGGCTTTTAAAGATGGAGTTTTAAAAGGTGATCCAGTTCTTTTAGAGCCTATAATGAAGCTTGAGATAATTGTTCCTGAAGAATATATGGGAGATGTAATAGGCGATCTTAATAGTAGAAGAGGTAGGGTTGAGAAGATTGATTTTGTAAATAATACGAGAGTAATAAAAGCATTAGTTCCTCTCGCAGAGGTTTTTGGATATGCTACCACCTTGAGGTCATTAACTCAAGGTAGAGGAATATTCTCAATGGAATTTTCACATTATGAAGAAATGCCTATCAATATTCAGGAAAAAATTCTATCTTCAAATCTTAAAAAATGA
- the rpsG gene encoding 30S ribosomal protein S7: MPRRGPVTPREIPPDPVYNSVLVQKLINKVMLDGKKSIAEKIVYGAMEIIREKTKQDPLVVLEKAVQNVTPLLEVRPRRVGGATYQVPIEVPPRRGLSLALRWIVRAARERKGMPMKERLALEILDALNNTGGAIKKRDEMHRMAEANKAFAHYRW; encoded by the coding sequence ATGCCACGTAGAGGTCCAGTTACTCCAAGAGAAATACCTCCTGATCCTGTATATAATAGTGTTCTTGTACAGAAACTTATAAATAAAGTTATGCTTGATGGTAAAAAGAGTATTGCAGAAAAAATAGTATATGGTGCTATGGAAATAATAAGAGAAAAAACAAAACAGGATCCTTTAGTTGTTCTTGAAAAGGCGGTACAGAATGTAACACCTCTTCTAGAGGTAAGACCAAGAAGAGTTGGTGGTGCAACCTATCAGGTGCCAATAGAAGTTCCTCCTAGAAGAGGTCTTTCTCTCGCTTTGAGGTGGATTGTTAGGGCGGCAAGAGAAAGAAAAGGTATGCCTATGAAAGAAAGGCTTGCTTTAGAAATTTTAGATGCTCTTAACAATACTGGTGGAGCAATTAAAAAGAGAGATGAAATGCATAGAATGGCAGAGGCTAATAAGGCATTTGCTCATTATCGTTGGTAA